A single Anopheles arabiensis isolate DONGOLA chromosome 2, AaraD3, whole genome shotgun sequence DNA region contains:
- the LOC120894127 gene encoding uncharacterized protein LOC120894127 isoform X1, with amino-acid sequence MEVKMQHRTRAHAFQIQVKALIKTLKCLQSDDKYQALLFLISAIKLYVKFLYNDCQERLYKPAILKELNNIENVIVVNLLKTRSAPASGSSLSVATGHTTVSSFGGDIAGKAGLDIDTSTSVRCTDLSLGSDGLLLMHPHRTREPPLAPWDLRGKLLRGNLFDGLPLTGSVRLGPEYSSRGGTLLKAGQRAGGANRWLGNVRMNRALVRMIANHDFKLLFNMFEQSIFPAWKIYKNERIFVRKRPALTTVTVRTSLPAICYGSGSSHSPPATYIKKEEFDFDTPYSIADDHCFEEIKDEDDEDLLLMKEDDSIDNSNEIFSEEESSTNNTSLMLSSDTNTLDTNDSSMVSHERNKEQVYQCLLCDKSYRKRKSLVIHFSHHPGFCPDCGKQRGVTSEEIVEHNRIYHKNRPHICEHCGETFTRNQQYQIHVQGHFISKDRVAEQNCKKTHKYSCKTCGIVFNNQKYLEKHIQKTNHQAEGLVCDICGAIFCNSIKLSQHVSRTHHNVFTQKATLERSLLLQGTSVTDKAFTCEQCGASFLSQPSLREHIKLSHSVPENKFECNICNKLFAAKRSLKRHKLCHSDERAFRCTVENCKESYKNQSHLARHMKTAHHIDPPSKRLQKAKAAAAAAAAAAAGAGTSTATASSADPSSASTDFITHGDVATMGGGSCDSLKGMGSSTLKKSLGSSEKSLGDSSTNFSDNLSSFNYEFSDTTAGTSTPALAAAMGTAGSDGSVPGALTPSSSALAGQRPSALTCSVTGIQQSSGTFNDPAISFGTNKQQQSLQLQQQQQQQQQQQQQQQQQQQQQQQQQQQQQQQQQQQQQQQQQQQQQQQQLQLQQQQLQHQQQPQHLGGGWQNLEFGAGTATAHRSAALPGSVVGGMQPLQDPLAATTGSFMDGGHHHLQNHQNLQHPTAHHHGLGPMANPMASTAGSFMGSGSLAGGTRRFPLPEGNFMCEHCDETNFINAQQYHLHVQDHFAAKDGKDHPSKKLLRLNCKTCNLVFATGAQLDRHIHKTNHHTESIACEICSAIFNSNLKVYQHMLKCHKNDVWFACEQCSKVFILKQDYDKHQLVHQTVTDRSIICEHCASSFLTQEALKEHIKIAHSMDKKYKCNICNKLFAARRSLKRHKLCHEEEAAFRCPIDGCKEAFRTAANLAKHKKMAHPAGLSTVPVPVGNVLAHEPMADKVVAGIGMPGGVKLLPGTMASGTSNAPGGSGALKGMEKAMHHPDPLPGVTMPAGGQPNVMGQMGGSNPMMAMGNPAAGLKTDGRSSAGGMMVVPPSRTSSAGSSTGMSGINNGSGGANIPYNPYDASGLNYNSVLGPPGAGVVASSGPHHPHHHHHQHHLQQQQQQQQQQQQQQPTQQQSQAQLVQHHSQAHAHHHAAQAQFIGMGNPGSSAGLHYSGRSGGTASAANPEQQSVSMAYRMGDTAVPGTSGTASGSATNIPYGYGQMNNAFDWQSMEMGTPTNAEPGLISGSAGQPQAASGSGTMKSATANKYYNAMHEPGSAGSPGVGGGNTTAGFLSPQQLQHQSPHHAQQHLQHQHAQQSQLQQQQQQQHLPHHSHHAQVAGLQNKSVQEQHTHQQQQQQQQHMMNMNSQEMMGYQDMWNANMMKMEFQDEGSGANTGNTVGAYNSLGNILNNLEMMGSSNSSFEQQQTQQQQSQQQQQQQQGYEMVSTPRTSSDTHPQSRGQSAQSPALTSQQVQHHQHHQQQQQQQQHQQQLHQQQQQPHAKGNHFHKQQHPSHSHAQMLPGVEPGQMVNQHHHQQHQQQQQQQQQYFPDHHGAHQQVPHSHHTGTMGHSMGIPHGHGQMQHSHGHSAQQTPSPHHPHHQHHLQQQQQQQMQQQYNAHLPHHPQMMQHHPHAPGPPGQVPSGSGGGGGGGSSLSGGGPTHMAHHNPAHAGVPGQQQQQQQPPQQPGMSFNPSQNAADHANAGANPSALPTDIAKTPNNLPFVDSFTESIDYLQQSFQYV; translated from the exons ATGGAAGTGAAAATGCAGCACCGGACACGGGCACATGCGTTCCAGATACAG GTCAAAGCGCTGATCAAAACGCTGAAATGTCTACAGTCGGACGATAAATACCAGGCGCTGCTGTTTCTCATCTCGGCCATCAAGCTGTACGTCAAGTTCCTGTACAACGATTGCCAGGAGCGTCTCTACAAACCAGCAATACTCAAAGAGTTGAACAATATCGAAAATGTGATTGTGGTGAACCTGCTGAAGACGCGCAGCGCGCCAGCGTCCGGCTCGTCCCTGTCGGTCGCCACCGGCCACACGACCGTGTCCTCGTTTGGTGGCGACATCGCGGGCAAGGCCGGTCTCGACATCGACACCAGCACCAGCGTCCGCTGCACGGATCTGTCGCTCGGTAGCGatggtttgttgttgatgcacCCGCACCGCACCCGCGAACCGCCGCTAGCCCCCTGGGACCTTCGGGGGAAGCTACTGCGGGGCAACCTGTTCGACGGTCTGCCACTGACCGGCAGCGTGCGGCTAGGGCCAGAGTACAGCAGCAGAGGTGGAACGTTGCTCAAGGCGGGACAGCGAGCGGGGGGTGCAAATCGGTGGCTGGGGAACGTGCGGATGAATCGTGCGCTGGTTCGTATGATCGCCAATCACGATTTTAAGCTACTGTTCAACATGTTCGAGCAAAGCATCTTTCCTGCGTGGAAAATCTACAAAAATGAGCGAATATTTGTACGGAAACGGCCCGCCCTAACGACGGTCACGGTGCGCACCTCCCTTCCCGCCATTTGCTACGGAAGCGGTTCGTCCCACTCGCCACCTGCCACGTACATCAAGAAGGAGGAGTTCGACTTCGACACGCCGTACTCGATCGCAGACGATCACTGCTTCGAGGAGATCaaggacgaggacgacgaggaccTTCTGCTGATGAAGGAAGACGACTCGATAGACAATTCGAACGAAATCTTCTCGGAGGAGGAATCGTCCACCAACAACACCTCGCTGATGCTGTCGTCCGACACCAACACGCTGGACACGAACGATTCCAGCATGGTTTCGCACGAGCGCAACAAGGAACAGGTGTACCAGTGCTTACTTTGTGataaaag CTATAGGAAACGCAAATCTCTTGTCATCCACTTCAGCCACCATCCGGGATTTTGTCCCGATTGTGGCAAACAGCGAGGAGTAACCTCAGAG GAAATCGTTGAACACAATCGAATCTATCACAAAAACCGGCCTCACATATGTGAGCACTGCGGGGAAACCTTCACGCGAAATCAACAGTATCAGATACACGTCCAGGGTCATTTTATAAGCAAGGATAGGGTAGCGGAGCAAAACTGTAAAA AAACTCACAAGTACAGCTGTAAAACATGCGGTATCGTTTTTAACAATCAGAAATATCTCGAAAAGCACATCCAGAAAACCAACCACCAGGCGGAAGGTTTGGTGTGCGACATTTGTGGTGCAATATTTTGTAACAGTATCAAGCTCAGCCAGCACGTCAGCCGCACCCATCACAACG TATTTACTCAGAAAGCTACATTAGAGAGAAGTTTGCTCCTGCAGGGAACGAGTGTTACGGACAAAGCCTTCACCTGTGAGCAGTGCGGAGCCTCCTTTCTGTCGCAGCCCTCCCTACGGGAGCACATCAAACTATCACATTCCGTTCCG GAAAACAAATTCGAGTGCAATATCTGCAACAAGCTGTTCGCCGCCAAAAGGTCTCTCAAACGCCATAAACTTTGCCATTCGGATGAGCGCGCCTTCCGCTGTACGGTGGAAAACTGCAAGGAATCGTACAAAAACCAATCGCACCTTGCCCGCCACATGAAGACCGCCCATCACATCGATCCGCCGTCGAAGCGACTGCAGAAAGCGAAagcggctgcggcggcggcagcggctgcCGCAGCTGGGGCGGGCACAAGCACGGCCACTGCCTCATCGGCCGATCCCAGCTCGGCCAGCACGGACTTCATCACGCACGGTGACGTTGCGACGATGGGTGGCGGCTCGTGCGATTCGCTGAAGGGTATGGGCAGCAGCACGTTGAAAAAATCGCTCGGAAGCAGCGAAAAGTCGCTCGGCGACAGTAGCACCAACTTTAGCGACAATTTGTCGTCGTTTAATTACGAGTTTTCCGACACGACCGCAGGAACGTCGACGCCGGCGCTGGCAGCAGCGATGGGTACGGCGGGCAGTGACGGTAGCGTGCCGGGCGCGCTTACCCCTAGCAGTAGCGCCCTGGCGGGCCAGCGCCCATCCGCCCTAACCTGCTCCGTTACGGGCATACAGCAAAGCAGCGGTACGTTCAACGACCCTGCCATCAGCTTTGGTAcgaacaaacagcagcaatcgctgcagctgcaacaacagcagcaacaacagcagcagcagcaacaacagcagcaacagcaacaacaacagcagcaacagcagcagcaacaacagcaacaacagcaacagcaacaacagcagcaacaacaacagcaacaacaacagcaacaacagctacagctacaacagcaacagctacaacatcaacaacaaccacaacaccTCGGGGGTGGGTGGCAGAATCTCGAGTTTGGTGCAGGGACAGCGACGGCACACCGATCGGCAGCACTTCCCGGTAGTGTCGTTGGTGGTATGCAACCGTTACAGGATCCACTGGCGGCCACGACGGGTAGCTTTATGGACGGTGGACACCATCACCTGCAGAATCATCAGAACCTTCAACACCCCACAGCACACCATCACGGGCTTGGACCAATGGCAAATCCGATGGCCAGCACAGCGGGCAGCTTTATGGGCAGTGGCAGCTTAGCGGGCGGCACGAGGCGTTTCCCT CTGCCGGAGGGTAACTTTATGTGTGAGCACTGCGATGAAACCAACTTCATAAATGCACAACAGTACCATCTTCATGTGCAGGACCATTTTGCGGCCAAGGATGGTAAAGATCACCCGAGCAAAA AGCTGCTGCGGTTAAATTGTAAAACATGCAATCTGGTGTTCGCTACGGGAGCGCAGCTCGATCGGCACattcacaaaacaaaccatcacaCCGAAAGCATAGCGTGTGAAATATGTAGTGCAATATTCAACTCCAACCTAAAAGTTTACCAGCATATGCTGAAGTGTCACAAGAATG ACGTTTGGTTTGCTTGTGAACAGTGCTCGAAGGTTTTCATATTGAAACAGGACTACGATAAGCATCAGCTGGTGCACCAGACGGTGACGGATCGGTCCATCATCTGTGAGCACTGCGCCTCGTCCTTCCTCACGCAGGAAGCACTAAAGGAACATATCAAAATAGCCCATTCGATG gacaaaaaatacaaatgtaaCATTTGCAACAAGCTCTTTGCTGCCCGTCGATCGCTCAAACGCCATAAACTGTGCCACGAAGAGGAGGCCGCTTTCCGATGCCCGATCGATGGTTGCAAGGAAGCATTCCGGACGGCGGCAAACCTGGCGAAGCACAAAAAGATGGCACACCCGGCCGGGCTGTCGACGGTTCCCGTACCTGTAGGCAATGTGTTGGCCCACGAGCCAATGGCGGATAAGGTCGTTGCCGGTATCGGTATGCCAGGCGGAGTCAAGCTGCTGCCGGGCACAATGGCGTCAGGAACGTCCAATGCTCCGGGTGGCTCCGGTGCGCTGAAAGGCATGGAGAAAGCAATGCACCATCCGGATCCACTGCCGGGTGTGACAATGCCGGCGGGAGGGCAGCCGAATGTGATGGGCCAGATGGGCGGCTCAAACCCGATGATGGCGATGGGAAATCCTGCAGCTGGGCTGAAAACAGACGGTCGATCATCCGCTGGCGGTATGATGGTGGTGCCTCCGTCGAGAACGAGCAGcgccggcagcagcacagGAATGAGTGGTATTAACAATGGTAGCGGTGGTGCTAATATACCTTACAATCCTTACGATGCTAGTGGATTGAACTACAACAGTGTGCTGGGACCGCCTGGTGCGGGTGTCGTCGCTTCCAGCGGCcctcatcatcctcatcatcatcaccatcagcatcatctccaacaacagcaacagcaacagcaacagcaacagcagcaacagcctaCACAGCAACAATCACAAGCTCAGCTAGTGCAACATCATTCACAAGCCCATGCTCACCACCATGCCGCTCAAGCTCAGTTTATCGGAATGGGCAATCCGGGCAGTTCTGCGGGGCTTCACTACAGTGGCCGCTCCGGCGGCACGGCATCGGCAGCCAACCCCGAACAACAGTCGGTGTCTATGGCATACCGAATGGGCGACACAGCAGTGCCAGGAACCAGCGGAACGGCAAGCGGCAGCGCAACCAACATTCCCTACGGCTATGGCCAGATGAATAATGCGTTCGATTGGCAGAGCATGGAGATGGGAACTCCGACCAATGCTGAACCAGGCCTAATAAGTGGGTCGGCAGGACAACCGCAGGCGGCATCTGGTAGCGGGACGATGAAAAGTGCTACCGCCAACAAATACTACAACGCAATGCATGAGCCTGGTTCGGCCGGAAGTCCAGGAGTGGGTGGTGGTAACACAACGGCTGGCTTCCTTTCACCCCAACAACTGCAGCACCAATCTCCCCATCATGCACAGCAGCATCTACAACATCAGCATGCACAACAGTCACAGcttcaacagcaacagcagcagcaacatcttCCTCATCATTCTCACCATGCGCAGGTTGCTGGGCTCCAAAATAAATCTGTGCAAGAACAACAcacccatcagcagcagcagcagcagcaacagcacatgATGAATATGAACAGCCAAGAAATGATGGGATATCAG GACATGTGGAATGCGAACATGATGAAGATGGAATTCCAAGACGAAGGAAGCGGTGCAAATACGGGCAACACTGTTGGTGCTTACAACAGTCTAGGGAACATTTTAAACAATCTAGAAATGATGGGCAGTAGCAACAGTAGCTTCGAACAACAGCAgacgcagcaacagcagtcgcaacagcagcagcagcagcagcaaggctATGAAATGGTTTCCACACCACGTACCAGTTCCGATACTCATCCACAATCGAGAGGGCAGTCTGCCCAATCGCCTGCGTTAACGTCACAGCAAGTACAACATCATCAgcaccatcaacagcagcagcagcagcagcagcaccaacaacagctacatcagcaacagcagcagccgcatgCGAAAGGAAACCATTTTCACAAACAGCAACATCCATCGCACAGTCACGCGCAGATGCTGCCGGGCGTAGAGCCAGGCCAAATGGTGaaccagcaccatcatcagcaacaccagcagcaacagcagcagcagcagcaatatttTCCAGATCATCACGGGGCACATCAGCAGGTACCACATTCTCATCATACCGGTACGATGGGCCATTCGATGGGAATCCCTCATGGCCATGGTCAGATGCAGCATAGCCATGGACATTCGGCACAGCAAACTCCCAGTCcgcatcatcctcatcatcagcaccacttgcagcagcagcagcagcagcaaatgcaacAACAGTACAACGCCCATCTACCACATCATCCCCAGATGATGCAACATCATCCACACGCACCCGGACCACCCGGGCAAGTGCCCAGTGgaagcggtggtggtggtggtggtggaagcagTTTGTCTGGCGGTGGTCCCACTCATATGGCACATCACAATCCAGCACATGCTGGCGTacccggccagcagcagcagcaacaacaacctccCCAACAGCCCGGTATGAGTTTTAATCCCTCCCAGAACGCAGCCGATCATGCCAATGCTGGTGCAAATCCTTCTGCGTTGCCCACGGATATCGCGAAAACGCCGAACAATCTACCCTTTGTCGACAGTTTCACGGAATCGATCGACTATCTGCAACAGTCCTTTCAGTACGTGTAA